ACACGGTGCCCTCGGTTTTTTTCAGCCATACACTGCGCGGCTTGCGCCCGCGCGCGAGCATGTCCTCCGAAAACGACGTTAGCTTGGCGAAGTTTTTCTCAATCCGCGCCGATACAAAATTGCCCGAACCCTGGCGGCGTACCAGCAATCCTTCATCAACCAATCCATCAATGGCCTTGCGCACGGTAATCCGCGACACCTCAAGGTCGATGGCAATCTGCCGCTCAGCCGGAAGTGCGTCGTCCGGTCCAAGGAGGCGGGTTTGAATGGCCACACGAATTGCTCGCTGCAGCTGTTGATACAGAGGAAGGCTGCTGTTTGGATCCAGCGGGGGCAAAACGCCGGCGAGTGAAGTCATTTTTTTCCCATGCGGTATACATCATGCGCCGGTCTTGGCGGAAATTCCTTGATAACGATGGAACCACTATAGTACCAATCAATTTGCTTAGTCTATTGATGCCTGACGGCGCTAGACGCATTGCCGCATATAGCGAATGCAAAAATTCGGCGTGTAGTATTCTGGCAACAGGATAACATTTAATTTGATGAAGTGGTAGCATATTGGCATGCAGTGGTAGTATATTGGCATGACATTGGTTTTGCCGGTGTTGGTTATCGACAGGATCGCTGTGACCCGTTTTCAAGTTAGAGCGGACGGTCAGGAAAGTCGGCGACAACAGACCGCATTGATGGTCGACGGCCAAAAGGGGAGGGTAGTCATGGAGTTCAAACAGACACCAACAGAGCCGGGCGAAGATGCGATCGCCGCTGCAGGCGTCTGCATTTGGGCTTGCAAGCATGCCACCGCCCGCTCACTCAATTCACGCTTTGGTGCCGGTCAGACATGAGGAATCCGATTCCTGGAAATCTGCACGCAGGGGCATGGTGATGCGGCGCTGGCGCGTGGCCGTGATGGCAATTCTTGCCTTGCCGATGGCCTTTGCAATGCTTCCGGCGGACGCGGCCGGGGTGCAGGAATCGCCGCGTGCATTATTGCGGCTGCGGTGGGAAGTGGAACGCAATGTATTTACGCCTCAGGCACCCGATGGTCGGTCGCAGGCGGTGCTGACGCTGACCAATCTTGACCGCAATCCGCTTCCCGCAAAGGGATGGGCAATCTACTTCACCTGTGTCGCTGGCGTTGAACTGGGCGAGGCGGAGAGCCCCGTCAGTTTGAGCAGGTCAGCGGCACGTTATTCCGCATGCGCCCGACCATGGCATTCAAGGGGCTCGATGCTGATCAGACGATACGGCTCACCTATTTACACCCGGAAATAATGGTCAAGACGGACAAGGCGCCTCAGGGACCGTATCTGGTATTTGACGATTCACCGGAGGTCGGACGGGCCATTGCGGACTACCAGATTGTGCCCATGACTCGTCCTGAGCGGCTTGACATGGAATCGAAAGGGCGCGTGCCTGTCGTTACTGCGGAAGATATCTTCAGGCGCAACGAATCCATTGTCGATATGCAAGAGCACGCGCTGCCCCCTGTTTTTCCGACGCCTCGCCATTTTGAGCGGCAGGCGGGCGCATTGCACTGGCCGGCTATGCCGGTTGTTATTGGCGCACCGGCATTGCGCGGCGAAATGGCGTTCGCCAACGCGTTACTCAAGCCCTACTTTGCACCGGGACGAATCAGTGCCGTGGTCCCACCACTTCGCATGGCCATTGCCCCGATTGCCGGGCAATTGTCGCCCGAAGCGTATGAACTGCGGATCGACCCCGTTGCAGGCATTGCGCTTAACGGCAACTCTGCCGCGGGTATTGCGCGCGGCTTGCAGTCGCTTCGCGACATCCTGCCGCTTCAGCCTCAACCGGAAAAGGGCGTCTCGCTGCCTGCTTTGTTCATAAGCGACGCGCCGCGCTTTGAATATCGCGGCTTGCTTCTCGATGTTGCGCGTAGTTTCCATCCGAAGGAGACGGTGTTCAGGTTGCTTGATCTGATGGCTCGCTACAAGCTCAACAAATTCCATTTTCATCTGACGGACGATGAGGGCTGGCGGCTTGAGATCAAAGGTATCCCTGAGCTAACGTCCATTGGCGCCAGGCGCGGGCACACGCTGGATCCGACAAAGTATTTGCCGCCCGCCTACGGTTCGGGACCGGACGTACACGATCCACACGGCAGCGGATTTTATAGCCGCGCCGACTACATCGAGATTGTGAAGTACGCGCAGGCGCGCCAGATCGAGGTAATCCCGGAAATCGAGATGCCAGGGCATGCGCGCGCGGCGGTAAAAGCCATGGAAGGCCGCTATCGACAGCTTGTGAAAATCGGACGTCGCGACGCACGTCAATATCTCCTGAATGACTTGGATGATCAGTCGAAATACAGGTCAGCGCAGCTGTATACAGACAACGTGATCAATCCCGGCATGCCATCGACCTATGCGTTCATTGAGCGTGTCGTATCCGAAGTCGTTGCACTTCACAAGCAGGCGGGCGTTCCGCTAAATACCATCCACGTGGGGGGCGACGAACTGCCCAACGGGGCGTGGGAAAAATCGCCCGCCAGTCAGGCGCTGATGAAGCAAATGAAGCTGGCCTCCACGACGGAGTTGTGGGATTACTTCTATGCCCGTGTCGACAAGATCCTGCGCAAGCATGGCTTGTATGCTTCAGGGTGGGAAGAGTTGGGCGCGCGTAAAGTGAAGTTGCGCAGCCAAGACAAGCTGATTCCGAATCCGGTCTTCAACCAGCGAGGCTTTAACTTGTTTGTCTGGAACAACCTCGACGGCGCAGAAGATTTGGCCTATCGCCTTGCCAATGCCGGCTATAGAGTTGTATTAGCGCCGGCAACCAATCTGTACTTTGACATGGCGCATAACAAAAATCCCGACGAGCCTGGCGTGAACTGGGCGGCCTACGTTGACCTCGATACGGTTTACGATTTCGTTCCTCTCGATTACATCAGGAAAGCGGCAGCCGATCCCACTCGCACACCAGGAAAAGACGGGCTGACGGACTACGGACAGCGAAACATTCGCGGAATCGAGGGGACGCTGTTTTCTGAGACCATGCGCGACCCGGCACGCATTGACTATCTGCTCATGCCACGAATGTTGGGACTGGCGGAGCGCGCATGGGCACCGGATCCGGCGTGGGCGCAAGAAGCAGATGGTGTCAAGGCTGCGCAGTTGCACGCTGCCGCATGGTCGAGTTTCGTCAATCAGATTGGCAAGCGCGTCTTGCCGAGACTGGACGCCGAGCACGCGGGTATCCAGTACCGAATTCCGACACCCGGCCTCAAGCGTGTTGATGGTCGTGTGTTGGTCAACCATCAATTGCCCGGCTTCACATTGCGTTATACGACGGATGGGAGTGAGCCGAGTGCAGCCAGTCCGATCGTGACCGGCCCAATCGTGGCGCGCGGTGTCGTTCAGGTTGCCGCGTCTGATCGAAACGGCAGGCAAGGAAAATCATCGCGTGTCGACAATCGCTGAAACGAGCGGGGCCGACTTGTGAAGCAGCAAACAGATTCAGTTTTTGGTTACAGAAACTTTTTTGGGAAATGTAAATTCACCGCAGCACGCAGATTTGCACAACAACTTTGATCGGAGGGACTAGCAAATGAAGAAACCAATGAATGAAAGCGGCAAAAAACCAGGTCGGTATGTGACGTTGCCCAGGCTGACTCCTATTGCCATCGCCTGTTCAACACTGCTGCTGCCGGCGGGCGTCGCGTTCGCCCAGCAGGTCCAGGAGTTGGCGCCAGTGGTCGTTACCGGCCTTCGTGCCAGTATCGAAAGCTCGATCGCCACCAAGCGTAATTCGGACTCGATCGTTGAGGCGGTTTCTTCCGAAGATATCGGGAAGCTGCCCGAAACCAGTATCGCCGAGGCGTTGGCACGTCTGCCGGGTCTCACCGCGCAGCGCGTCAATGGTCGCGATCAGGTGATCTCAATTCGAGGCCTTGCACCGAAATTTGGCGTGACGCTGCTCAACGGCCGCGAAATGGTCAGTACCGGTGACAACCGCTCGGTCGAATACGACCAGTTTCCGGCTGAACTGATCAATAGTGCGACCGTGTACAAGACGCCTGATGCTGCACTTGGTGCGCAGGGACTGTCCGGTACCGTAAATATGAAAACCGTGAGTCCGCTGGATTTGCGGGGACGGCAGCTCAACCTTGGCATTCGCGGCGAAAAAAACGCCAACGGAGCGGTGGTGCCCGGCACCAGCGACAAGGGCAACCGAATCAGTCTTTCGTACATCGACCAGTTTGCCAACAATACCATTGGCGTTGCGCTCGGCTTTGCGCACCTGGATAGCCCGAACCAGGAAAAGTACTTCGACCATTGGTGGTGGGGTAATTCGGCGATCTGGTACGGTGCCTTTCGCGGGCTCGAGAATGCCGATCCGGCCAAGGCGCCAGCCACGTTGCAAGGCTTCGACGCGGGCGTCCGGAATATCGAAAACAAACGCGATGGTGTCATGGCCGTATTCGAATACAAGCCAAACAACGATTTGCACAGCCAGCTCGACCTGTACTATTCCAAGTTCAGCCAGAATTCCCGGGGAATGGAATATCAGGCAAACCTGATGCCCGATTGGAGTGGCAATGGTACGCCGGGCGAATTGGCCTCGGGAGGCCCGATCTACAGCGGCATCAGGACAACCAAGATAGACAACGATACCATCGTAATCGGCGGTTCCATATCGAATGTGGACCCGTTCGTACTGAGTCGCCTGACGCAGCGTGACGACAAAGTGTTTGCAGTGGGTTGGAACAACGAACTCAGGTTCGGCGACTGGAAAGCCATGGCGGACCTGAGCTACTCAAAGGCCGAGCGCGACGAGGTGGTTGCCGAGGCAACGGCGTCGGCCACGACAATGACCGGATTCAGTAACTTCAGCGCCCAGACGGGCTCCGGATTTTCACAATACACGCCGCAGTTGAATTACAGCGCCGGCGGAGTTCTGCAATTGCGCGGCATCAAGGATTGGGGCAGTCTCAACGGTGTCGGCTCGGCGGGTTCGCTATCGCCTATTACGGTTAACGATGAGATGAAGACATTGCGCCTGTCCGCCAGGCGTGGCCTGGACCTGGGGCCTGTGAACAACTTCGATGGTGGGGTGAACTATACCGATCGCAGCAAGGATACGGCTCGCTCGCAGACCATCTATGCACTGAAGAACGGCGTTAGCTGCGTAAACAGCCAGGACGTCTGCGCGCCAATCCCGGCAGGCGCGCTGCTGTCCCCGACCAACCTGAGTTTCGTCGGTCTCCCCAGCCTCACAAGCTGGGACTTGATGAAAGCCTTTGGCAGTGGCGTGTATAACTCTGGTCCGGTCAACGAGTCTTCAGCACCGGGCCGCATTTGGGGTGTGACTGAAAAGGTGACCACCGCCTACGGCAAGCTGGGCCTGGATTTCAACATTGGCATACCGGTACGCGGCAACATCGGTCTGCAGGTCGTGCAAACGAAGCAGAGTTCGACTGGTCAGGTCTGGGATCCCGTAGCGGCCAAAGCCTCGACGATCTCCTTCAGCAAGAGTTATACCGATGTGTTGCCGAGCCTGAATCTCGCGGGCGAACTGGATTCGAACACGTATGTGCGACTCGGTGTCGCGGAGACTCTGGCGCGTCCGAATCTGGAAGACATGCGAGCAGGGTTTACCGCGCAGCCGGCAACCTCCGGTGCCAATATCGGCAAGTGGTCGGGCAGCGGCGGCAATCCGTTCCGCAAGCCTTGGCGCGCCACGGCTTACGATCTTTCAGTGGAAAAATACCTCAGCAAACGCAGCTATGTCTCGCTTGCGGGGTTCCGTAAAGACCTGAAGACCTCGATTTACGTTGACACCTTCAACTTCGACTTCACGGGCTTCCCGAACACCACCGGGATTACGCCTATCAACAACAACATCGGCACGTTGAGCGCCCCGATCAATGGCCAGGGCGGCTATATCGAGGGCGCGGAGGCGAGCGCGGCATTGGATTTCGGGCTGGTAAACAGTTTGCTCGACGGTTTCGGCGCGGTGCTGACGGCTTCACACAACCATAGCAACCTTCCGGGGCATGCCAACGACGGCAAGAAGGACCTGAAGCGCACCATCGAAGGTCTGTCGGGCGACGTGAACAGCATCACGCTCTACTATGAGAAACATGGTCTGTCGGCCCGTGTTGGCCAACGTTACCGGTCCAAATACATCGCCGAGGTGCGCGGTGTATGGATTGATAATTCGCTGGCTGCCATTGAAGCCGAGCGGATCACGGACGTGCAATTGGGCTACGCTTTTGAGAGTGGACCGCTCAAGGGTTTGTCGGTCTTGTTTCAGATCAATAATCTGACCAATACGCCATATCGCACCAGCCTTCAGGACGACTCCAGCACATCCACGCCGATGCGGATGATGCCGGAGCGGTACAACGAGTACGGTCGCCGGTACCTGCTGGGCGCGACCTACAAGTTCTAGGCATTGGCGTAACAGTTGAGCCCCTGAAGGTGAAAGCCGCAGGGGCTCTTGTCTTCAATAACGGCGTGAACGTCGCCCGTAACATTGCTTGCAACCGCGGAATCCTTCAACGCAAAGGTAATCGGGAAACATGAGATCATCAAGAGTCTGGGTGGGCATTATCCTCGCGGCCATGCACGTTGGTCAGGCGTTAGCCGCCGATGGCAACAACACCAGCCAGGACTGGCCGAATCTTGCCGCGTATGCGGGCAAGAATGCCGCACTGGGTCCGCCGGCGAAGCATGAAAATCGCGTTGTTTTCATGGGTGATTCCATTACGGAATTCTGGGACAAGAAGACCTCGGATCTTTTCGCGAACAAGTCGTATATCAATCGTGGCATCAGCGGCCAAACCACGCCGCAAATGCTCGTCCGCTTCAGGCCCGATGTGATCAATCTGAAGCCGAAAGTGGTCGTCATCTTGGCGGGCACCAATGACGTTGCGGGCAATACCGGCCCTGCAAGTGTCGAGATGATCGAGGGCAACATTGCGTCAATGGCGGAGCTCGCCAAGGCGAACGGCATCAAAGTGATCCTCTCGTCGGTGCTGCCGGCGGCAGCCTTTTATTGGATTCCCGAAATCAAACCGGCGGCAGCGATCACCGCACTAAACAAATGGATCAAGGAATATTCTGATCGTAACGGCTTTGTTTACGTCGATTACTATTCGCCCATGGTGGATGAAAAAATGGGCCTGAAGCGGGAATATTCGGGCGATGGCGTACACCCGAATGGGGCCGGCTACAAAGTCATGAACCCGCTTGTCGAAAGTGCCATTCTGAATGCATTGAAGACTGAATGACCCGGTTGCAGCCGAAATGAAGCCTCTGGAGAACCGTTCCCGGGCTATCGATGTCCTGCGCGGCATGACGCTTGCGCTGATGATCATCGTCAACATGTCCATCAGTGACACGCTCTCATACGGCCCCCTGCTGCATGCTGTCTGGAACGGCCTGACGCTTACCGATGTGGTCTTTCCCACCTTCCTGTTCGTGGTCGGGACAGCGCTGAGTTTTACGCTGGGGAAGTATCAGGCCTTGGGCAATCCGGCGGCGTTGAAAAAAATCTTCACGCGCGCGGCATTGATTTTTCTGTGCGGATATTTGCTGTACTGGTTTCCATTTTTGAGATTGACAAGACCGGCCACTTTGCGATGTTGCCCATCGAAAAGACCCGCATTCTCGGGGTGTTGCAGCGCATTGCACTGGCGTATTTCTTCGCTTCGTTGATACTTCAATACGGGAAGCGGCAGGGCGCTATTGTCTTTAGCATTGTTGCCTTGCTCGGGTACTGGTGGATCATGTATGCCTTCGGCGACTACTCGTTGAAGGGCAACGCGGCATTGAAGTTCGACAAGCTGGTGCTGGGCGAATCTCACATGTACCAGGGCGAGGGAATTCCCTTTGACCCCGAGGGCATTCTGGGCACGCTTCCTTCCATCGTGAATGTCATCGCGGGCTACCTGGCTGGACGTTTTGTTATCGAAAAAGGGCAGAACTACGAGACTATCGCCAAACTCATGATGGCTGGCGCGGCCTTCGTTCTCATCGCCTTGCTCTGGAGTAGCGTATTTCCGCTGAACAAGAAGCTGTGGACCAGTTCATATGTGCTCTGCACGATTGGCATCGACCTGTGTGTCCTGGCCGTGCTTACCTACGCAATCGATATGCGCTCGATTCGCAGCGGAACCTACTTTTTCGAGGTGTTTGGCAAGAACACGCTATTCATTTACCTGCTGGCTGAAATCGTGATGTCGGTTTTCTGGCTTGCGCACATTGGTGACATGGCTGTCTTCGACTGGATCTACAAGAAGGGCTTCCAATGGTGGGCGGGCGACAAAAATGGCTCCCTGTTGTTTGCATTGATTTTCATGTTGTCATGCTGGCTGGTGGGCTATGCAATGGACAAGAAAAAGCTGTATATCAAACTTTAGACTCGCGAAGACAATGACGACCCTGATCCTGAAATCACCTCTGTCCGGCTGGTCGTTGTCACTCGCCGATGTTCCCGACCCCGTATTCGCGCAGCGCATGGCAGGGGACGGAGTAGCGATCGACCCGACGGGAAATACCCTGCATGCGCCATGCGACGGCGAGATAGTGCCGATGCCAGGCGCGAAACACGCGCTGACGGTGCGCACATCTTCTGGTCACGACATCCTGCTGCATCTCGGAATCGACACGGTACAACTTGGCGGCAAAGGTTTCGACATGCTTGTGCAACCCGGGCAGCGTGTGAGTACAGGGGAAGCGCTGCTTCGCTTTGACCTCGATCTGATCGCCCGACATGCCCGAAGCCCGGTGACGCCCATCCTGTTCGCATCCGAGGGGGCGATACGTCACCGCAGTGAAAATTGTGCGCTGGCAGTTGGCGACTTTCTGATGGAAATCGCAGTGGGCGCGGCAGCAGGTAGCGCAAATACGCCCGCGCCGCTGGCAGGAATGGAAATCAGCCGGTTTTTCGATATTGCGTTTGATCATGGGCTGCATGCGCGTCCGGCGGCGCTTATTGCGGCCGCGTTGAGGCCGTTTGAATCCCGCGTCAGCATCTTGGCGCGCGGCCGCAGTGGTAATGCGCGTAGCACGGTCGCCATCATGTCGCTGGGAGTTCATTGCGGCGATCGCATAGAGCTCAAGGCCACGGGTTCCGATGCCGCCCTCGCGCTCGCGGCGCTTGAACCCTTGCTGGGTGTCGGAGGTACTGAGCTTGTCGTGACGTCCATCTTCGCTCCTCGCCTTGTGACGGGGCAACATGCCGTCCAGCAGGATGAAGTTCGGCGCATCTCAGCCGTGATTGCCTGCAGCGGAATTGCCATCGGGCAAGCCACGCATCTCGTCCAGTCCGAGGTCGCCGTCTCCGAGATCGGAGCGGGCGTTGCAGCCGAGGCAGTGGCGCTCGATAACGCGATCACCAAAGTGAAGGTCCATCTTGAGGCATTGGCCAGCGCCGCGACTGG
The Betaproteobacteria bacterium genome window above contains:
- a CDS encoding TonB-dependent receptor; translation: MKKPMNESGKKPGRYVTLPRLTPIAIACSTLLLPAGVAFAQQVQELAPVVVTGLRASIESSIATKRNSDSIVEAVSSEDIGKLPETSIAEALARLPGLTAQRVNGRDQVISIRGLAPKFGVTLLNGREMVSTGDNRSVEYDQFPAELINSATVYKTPDAALGAQGLSGTVNMKTVSPLDLRGRQLNLGIRGEKNANGAVVPGTSDKGNRISLSYIDQFANNTIGVALGFAHLDSPNQEKYFDHWWWGNSAIWYGAFRGLENADPAKAPATLQGFDAGVRNIENKRDGVMAVFEYKPNNDLHSQLDLYYSKFSQNSRGMEYQANLMPDWSGNGTPGELASGGPIYSGIRTTKIDNDTIVIGGSISNVDPFVLSRLTQRDDKVFAVGWNNELRFGDWKAMADLSYSKAERDEVVAEATASATTMTGFSNFSAQTGSGFSQYTPQLNYSAGGVLQLRGIKDWGSLNGVGSAGSLSPITVNDEMKTLRLSARRGLDLGPVNNFDGGVNYTDRSKDTARSQTIYALKNGVSCVNSQDVCAPIPAGALLSPTNLSFVGLPSLTSWDLMKAFGSGVYNSGPVNESSAPGRIWGVTEKVTTAYGKLGLDFNIGIPVRGNIGLQVVQTKQSSTGQVWDPVAAKASTISFSKSYTDVLPSLNLAGELDSNTYVRLGVAETLARPNLEDMRAGFTAQPATSGANIGKWSGSGGNPFRKPWRATAYDLSVEKYLSKRSYVSLAGFRKDLKTSIYVDTFNFDFTGFPNTTGITPINNNIGTLSAPINGQGGYIEGAEASAALDFGLVNSLLDGFGAVLTASHNHSNLPGHANDGKKDLKRTIEGLSGDVNSITLYYEKHGLSARVGQRYRSKYIAEVRGVWIDNSLAAIEAERITDVQLGYAFESGPLKGLSVLFQINNLTNTPYRTSLQDDSSTSTPMRMMPERYNEYGRRYLLGATYKF
- a CDS encoding SGNH/GDSL hydrolase family protein, encoding MHVGQALAADGNNTSQDWPNLAAYAGKNAALGPPAKHENRVVFMGDSITEFWDKKTSDLFANKSYINRGISGQTTPQMLVRFRPDVINLKPKVVVILAGTNDVAGNTGPASVEMIEGNIASMAELAKANGIKVILSSVLPAAAFYWIPEIKPAAAITALNKWIKEYSDRNGFVYVDYYSPMVDEKMGLKREYSGDGVHPNGAGYKVMNPLVESAILNALKTE
- a CDS encoding HPr family phosphocarrier protein, translated to MTTLILKSPLSGWSLSLADVPDPVFAQRMAGDGVAIDPTGNTLHAPCDGEIVPMPGAKHALTVRTSSGHDILLHLGIDTVQLGGKGFDMLVQPGQRVSTGEALLRFDLDLIARHARSPVTPILFASEGAIRHRSENCALAVGDFLMEIAVGAAAGSANTPAPLAGMEISRFFDIAFDHGLHARPAALIAAALRPFESRVSILARGRSGNARSTVAIMSLGVHCGDRIELKATGSDAALALAALEPLLGVGGTELVVTSIFAPRLVTGQHAVQQDEVRRISAVIACSGIAIGQATHLVQSEVAVSEIGAGVAAEAVALDNAITKVKVHLEALASAATGEQQTILTAHIELIQDPELAARADEYIQRAKSAGYAWRHSVRSVIDALQADGDAHMIERVADLRDLENQVLRVLSGNHPGHARLLPARAILIADELLPSQLVSLDAACIAGICTARGGPTSHVAIIAAAMGIPALVAAGPQILGIEEGSVLVLNAEHGHLDLAPTDAERAAIERDLASRAAQHVTDLAAAMDVAHTRDHQRIKVYANLGALVEVAPAIAKGAEGCGLLRTEFCFTTGDSHPTKNEQAREYQAIADALGKRPLTIRTLDIGGDKPIPYLPLPREDNPALGLRGLRTSLWQPQLLRTQLRAILRVQPVVNAASCCRW